Proteins encoded together in one Microcaecilia unicolor chromosome 3, aMicUni1.1, whole genome shotgun sequence window:
- the LETMD1 gene encoding LETM1 domain-containing protein 1: MALSRLSCCRWLLLYEKEGAYRLAGGRHPSYQLSTNTKPKKLLSAISSRVKYMSEKYNRFLERKFPRFYILYSTFIKGCQLLFLDGKEVIRIKKKMAHQGLKFYQLPYREMEKLRQFRRDIIKGAPVLLIAIPPFANYLVLVLMYFFPRQFLIQHFWTDQQQVEFFNVYHSNRAEAYPAVLSGLQQAVPRLQDQLLKEKMLQLCTEVQHGSHPAVAELESVSRAFSGPPLDLKHLKMHHMKALSRVLFLTPHLPTFLLRWRLWNHTFELHHLDKALLKLGVHELSDKELKNACYVRGLNSTQLSSAECKIWLTQWLQLSSRLKDSEASLLLFSLVLLSTNYIRSFRH, encoded by the exons ATGGCGTTGTCCAGACTGAGCTGTTGTCGTTGGTTGTTGCTGTATGAAAAAGAAGGAGCGTACAGGCTGGCGGGCGGCCG ACATCCATCATATCAATTATCCACAAACACAAAGCCAAAGAAGCTACTATCTGCCATCTCATCTAGAGTCAAATATATGAGTGAAAAATACAACAGGTTTTTGGAAAGGAAGTTCCCTAGGTTCTATATCTTGTATTCAACCTTCATAAAAG GGTGTCAGCTGTTATTTTTAGACGGAAAAGAAGTCataagaataaaaaagaaaatggctCATCAGGGGTTAAAGTTTTACCAGCTTCCTTATAGGGAAATGGAAAAGTTAAGGCAG TTTCGCAGGGATATAATTAAAGGAGCCCCTGTTTTACTGATAGCCATTCCACCTTTTGCAAATTACCTGGTCTTAGTGTTGAT GTATTTTTTCCCCAGACAATTCTTGATACAACACTTTTGGACTGACCAGCAGCAAGTAGAGTTTTTCAATGTGTACCATTCCAACCGGGCAGAGGCTTATCCTGCCGTCTTAAGTGGATTGCAGCAGGCAGTTCCTAGGCTGCAGGACCAACTTCTTAAAGAAAAGATGCTTCAACTCTGCACAGAG GTTCAGCATGGTTCTCACCCAGCAGTTGCAGAACTAGAGAGTGTGAGTCGGGCCTTTTCTGGACCTCCCCTGGATCTGAAGCATCTGAAAATGCATCACATG AAAGCACTGAGCCGAGTTCTATTCCTGACACCCCACTTGCCCACGTTTCTCCTGCGCTGGCGGCTGTGGAACCACACATTTGAGCTTCATCATCTCGACAAGGCGCTTCTAAAGCTTGGAGTTCATGAACTCTCAGACAAAGAACTAAAAAAT GCGTGTTATGTCCGAGGACTGAATTCTACTCAACTGAGTTCAGCAGAGTGCAAAATCTGGCTCACCCAGTGGCTTCAGCTCTCCAGCAGATTGAAAG ATTCTGAGGCTTCTCTCTTGTTGTTCAGTCTGGTTTTACTCTCAACCAACTACATCCGCTCTTTCAGGCATTGA